The following are encoded together in the Bradymonas sediminis genome:
- a CDS encoding GGDEF domain-containing protein translates to MANDNTVVTVINKLPTPDSSGQEACLVVINGVELGKKYSLSQPTTVIGRSSKGDIQIDEDAISRSHATIYDSGDHYLLKDMASTNGTYVNDVEVTDQRLRDGDQIKIGRTIFKFLTGSNIEASYHDEIYRLTTVDGLTEIYNKRFFLQAIEKEMSRSIRYERSLSLIMCDLDHFKAINDTYGHLAGDHILKKVAQRINGQIRRDDVFARYGGEEFVLLLPEVDRAQATRLAEKLRATVASEPFEFDDTEIHVTLSLGVADLDEYRAIMPPFKAMSPSVFASSSRASHTDTQQEVINSHPFIKLADDRLYQAKELGRNRVVGK, encoded by the coding sequence ATGGCCAACGATAATACAGTTGTTACAGTCATTAATAAGCTGCCCACCCCGGACTCCTCGGGGCAGGAAGCTTGTTTGGTGGTTATCAATGGCGTTGAGTTGGGCAAAAAATATTCGCTATCTCAGCCGACCACGGTCATCGGGCGCTCGAGCAAAGGCGATATTCAGATCGATGAGGACGCCATTTCGCGCTCCCATGCCACGATCTATGACTCCGGCGACCACTATCTGCTCAAGGATATGGCGTCGACCAACGGAACCTATGTCAACGACGTCGAGGTGACCGACCAGCGGCTGCGCGACGGCGACCAGATTAAGATCGGCCGCACGATCTTTAAGTTTCTCACCGGCAGCAATATCGAGGCGTCTTATCACGACGAGATCTATCGACTGACCACGGTCGACGGGCTCACCGAGATCTACAATAAACGCTTTTTTCTCCAGGCGATCGAGAAGGAGATGAGTCGCTCGATCCGCTACGAGCGCAGCCTCTCGCTGATCATGTGCGACCTGGACCACTTTAAGGCGATTAACGACACCTACGGCCACCTGGCCGGCGACCATATTTTGAAGAAGGTCGCCCAGCGCATCAACGGTCAGATTCGGCGAGACGACGTCTTCGCGCGCTACGGCGGCGAGGAGTTTGTGCTGCTGTTGCCCGAGGTTGACCGCGCCCAGGCGACGCGCCTGGCCGAGAAGTTGCGCGCCACGGTGGCCTCGGAGCCCTTTGAATTCGACGATACCGAGATTCACGTCACCCTGTCGCTCGGGGTCGCCGACCTCGATGAGTATCGGGCGATCATGCCGCCGTTTAAGGCGATGTCGCCGTCGGTTTTCGCGTCGTCATCGCGCGCGTCCCACACCGACACTCAGCAAGAAGTCATCAACTCCCACCCATTTATCAAGCTCGCCGATGACCGGCTCTACCAGGCCAAGGAGCTTGGGCGAAACCGAGTCGTTGGCAAATAA
- a CDS encoding glucose-6-phosphate isomerase (catalyzes the formation of D-fructose 6-phosphate from D-glucose 6-phosphate) — MTLRYDATGLKPSVVGDARGVSDLDRSRLRPRLLKAHQAIRTAHERGELGFIDCPQKDPESILSWAAKKRAEGFREQVVIGIGGSSLGSRALYEALAEDPHAGEGSADGLRTHFTENIDPVGVARLFDRLDLSKTLFIVVTKSGSTVETMSKFWLAFDRVCSELGEDKARAHFVAITGPKNDGLRALADHYGFDSFEVPTNVGGRFSVLTPVGLVPLALAGIDIRGLLAGAKRARECAALPDFEHNTLLQITADIFTLYERGVDQIVMMSYSDQLLPIADWFRQLWAESLGKAKDRGGNSVHVGMTPIKALGVIDQHSQVQLYMEGPNDKLMVFLEVASFGRELKVPTRPGLPASLAHLAGLDFGDILDAELQGTRRALQEAGRPTSTWRFDGVQADDLGSFIFAWEFITALMGELFDIDAFDQPGVELGKKLAHGLLGREGFEQWAKLAQSNADAGAARSIDDEE; from the coding sequence ATGACGCTACGCTACGATGCAACTGGCCTTAAACCGTCGGTGGTTGGAGACGCTCGCGGTGTATCTGACCTCGACCGAAGTCGACTTCGCCCCCGACTTCTTAAGGCGCATCAAGCCATTCGCACGGCCCACGAGCGCGGGGAGCTCGGGTTTATCGACTGTCCGCAAAAGGACCCCGAGTCGATTCTCAGCTGGGCAGCGAAGAAACGCGCCGAGGGCTTCCGCGAGCAGGTCGTCATCGGCATCGGCGGCTCGAGCCTGGGCAGCCGGGCACTCTACGAGGCCCTGGCCGAAGATCCGCACGCCGGCGAGGGTTCGGCCGACGGGCTGCGCACGCACTTCACCGAGAATATTGATCCGGTGGGCGTCGCGCGTCTCTTTGACCGCCTGGACTTAAGCAAGACGCTCTTTATCGTGGTGACCAAATCGGGCTCCACCGTCGAGACGATGTCGAAATTCTGGTTGGCCTTTGACCGGGTGTGCAGCGAGTTGGGCGAAGACAAGGCCCGCGCGCATTTTGTCGCGATCACCGGCCCCAAAAACGACGGCCTTCGCGCGCTGGCCGACCACTACGGCTTTGATAGCTTCGAGGTGCCGACCAACGTCGGCGGCCGCTTCAGCGTCCTCACGCCGGTTGGCCTGGTGCCGCTCGCCCTGGCGGGCATAGATATCCGCGGGTTGCTCGCCGGGGCCAAGCGCGCGCGCGAGTGCGCCGCGCTGCCGGATTTCGAGCATAATACCTTGCTCCAGATCACCGCCGATATCTTCACGCTCTACGAGCGCGGCGTCGACCAGATCGTCATGATGTCCTATAGCGACCAGTTGCTCCCCATCGCCGATTGGTTCCGCCAATTGTGGGCGGAGAGCCTCGGCAAGGCAAAGGACCGCGGCGGTAACTCCGTCCATGTCGGCATGACGCCGATTAAGGCGCTGGGGGTTATCGACCAGCATAGCCAGGTCCAGCTCTATATGGAGGGGCCCAACGATAAGTTGATGGTCTTCCTTGAGGTCGCGTCGTTTGGGCGCGAGCTTAAGGTGCCGACGCGCCCGGGGCTTCCGGCGAGTTTGGCGCACCTGGCGGGCCTCGATTTCGGCGATATTCTCGACGCCGAGCTTCAGGGAACGCGCCGCGCACTCCAAGAGGCCGGGCGGCCGACGAGCACGTGGCGCTTCGACGGGGTGCAGGCCGATGATCTCGGCTCATTTATCTTCGCCTGGGAATTTATCACCGCGCTGATGGGTGAACTATTCGATATCGACGCCTTCGACCAGCCGGGCGTGGAGCTTGGCAAGAAGCTCGCCCACGGGTTGCTTGGGCGCGAGGGTTTTGAGCAGTGGGCGAAGTTGGCCCAGAGCAACGCGGACGCCGGCGCCGCCCGCTCGATTGACGACGAGGAGTGA
- a CDS encoding energy transducer TonB family protein: MPTSTPPPKRIPPMTPRERRSGGAFWVALGVAALLHIPILAALPHLLRANQPSLTSALEDARDFRLSLVTEPTKTKEEERAELREKLRDELDGQFVSMEAPEVEETPDEARFLDQYASKAREETVRKQSSLPKTKSASAAKPTPTPRPEPARPAEARPAEARPVEQPPEQQPTPTPQKSSPSQDQRPPQAKPESAPTNPLKLAEDGAFKAEAPADFAPDTPARPLSPGDLFPTAQNTPAAIAGDGNFDYLADVTEGEKTLLNRKRSRYWSFMNRLKEAVAEEWSPMEEYRRRDPQGKVYGVKDRYTVLRVTLNGDGSLRTINVAKSSGLKFYDDEAVRAMRSAAPFMNPPEGLKDSDGLIHINFGLLLDVHRGTLRGFRINRR; this comes from the coding sequence ATGCCAACCAGCACACCGCCACCAAAACGCATCCCCCCGATGACGCCGCGCGAGCGGCGATCAGGCGGCGCGTTCTGGGTGGCGCTGGGCGTGGCGGCGCTGCTTCACATCCCGATTCTTGCCGCCCTGCCCCATTTGCTGCGCGCCAATCAACCGTCGCTCACCAGCGCGCTTGAGGACGCGCGCGATTTCCGCCTCAGCCTGGTCACCGAGCCCACCAAGACCAAAGAAGAGGAGCGCGCCGAGCTGCGCGAGAAGTTACGCGATGAGCTCGACGGGCAATTTGTGAGCATGGAGGCCCCCGAGGTTGAGGAGACCCCGGACGAGGCGCGCTTTTTAGACCAATACGCGTCCAAGGCCCGCGAGGAGACGGTGCGAAAGCAAAGCTCGCTGCCAAAGACCAAGTCCGCGAGCGCGGCGAAGCCCACGCCGACGCCCCGGCCGGAGCCCGCGCGCCCAGCCGAAGCGCGCCCAGCCGAAGCGCGCCCCGTCGAGCAGCCGCCCGAACAGCAGCCCACCCCGACGCCCCAAAAGTCATCGCCCAGCCAGGACCAGCGACCGCCGCAGGCCAAGCCCGAGAGCGCGCCCACGAACCCGCTCAAGCTCGCCGAAGACGGCGCGTTTAAGGCCGAAGCCCCCGCGGACTTCGCCCCCGACACCCCCGCCCGCCCGCTCAGCCCGGGTGACCTATTCCCCACCGCCCAGAACACGCCGGCGGCAATCGCAGGGGACGGTAATTTCGATTATTTGGCCGACGTGACCGAAGGCGAAAAGACACTCTTGAACCGGAAACGCTCGCGCTATTGGTCCTTTATGAATCGGCTCAAGGAGGCGGTCGCCGAGGAGTGGTCCCCCATGGAGGAGTACCGCCGCCGCGACCCGCAGGGGAAGGTCTACGGCGTCAAAGACCGCTACACAGTGCTGCGCGTCACGCTCAACGGCGACGGCTCACTGCGCACGATCAACGTGGCGAAGAGTTCGGGATTGAAATTCTATGATGATGAGGCGGTGCGCGCGATGCGAAGCGCCGCGCCCTTTATGAACCCGCCGGAGGGGCTCAAGGATAGCGACGGGTTGATTCATATCAACTTCGGGCTGCTGCTCGACGTGCATCGCGGAACCCTGCGCGGGTTCCGCATCAATCGTCGCTGA
- the gcvPA gene encoding aminomethyl-transferring glycine dehydrogenase subunit GcvPA, with the protein MRYLPHTLEDIESMLEAIGVESIEELFEQIPAEYRFKGKLALAEPQSELSLERDLGLLAAKNQVASPETVSFLGAGMYNHHSPHALNQLLLRAEYYTSYTPYQPEISQGTTKAIFEFQSMVAELLGVPIANASMYDGAHATAEAALMAQRVGRKRDYVFVAESVHPEYRDVIKTYLAAQGDVYREFGVDPQTGRFSLESLQKAVDEPDKTACIIYQSPNFFGVLEDPREMIEWAHSHKIQVVSCFNEALAFALTTPPGHFGADIIAGEGTSLGIPMGYGGPALGIFGCREQLVRKMPGRLAGYTVDTEGREGYVLTLSTREQHIRREKATSNICTNQGLMALAAAIYLSLMGKEGLRDVAKLNFSRAKYALEKLTENGGARRRFSGPIFNEFVLETRAKASDIVAEASADGIMPGFDMGRINPDWENYLMVAVTEKTTRDNIDKLAKYIDK; encoded by the coding sequence ATGCGTTATTTGCCACATACCCTGGAAGATATCGAGTCGATGCTCGAGGCGATCGGCGTGGAGTCGATCGAAGAGCTCTTCGAGCAGATCCCCGCCGAGTATCGCTTTAAGGGGAAGTTGGCGCTCGCCGAGCCGCAGAGCGAGCTGTCGCTTGAGCGCGACCTCGGGCTGCTGGCCGCCAAGAATCAGGTCGCCTCGCCCGAGACGGTCTCGTTTCTGGGGGCCGGGATGTATAACCATCACTCGCCCCACGCGCTCAATCAGCTCTTGCTGCGCGCCGAGTATTATACCTCCTACACGCCGTATCAGCCCGAGATTAGCCAGGGCACGACCAAGGCGATCTTCGAGTTTCAGTCGATGGTCGCCGAGCTGCTGGGTGTGCCGATCGCGAACGCGTCGATGTATGACGGCGCGCACGCCACCGCCGAGGCCGCGCTGATGGCCCAGCGCGTCGGCCGAAAGCGCGACTATGTCTTCGTCGCCGAGTCGGTGCACCCCGAATACCGCGACGTCATTAAGACCTATTTGGCGGCCCAGGGCGATGTATATCGCGAGTTCGGGGTGGACCCACAGACCGGTCGCTTCTCGCTCGAATCACTGCAAAAGGCGGTGGACGAGCCCGATAAGACCGCGTGTATTATCTATCAATCCCCGAACTTCTTTGGCGTCTTGGAGGACCCGCGCGAGATGATCGAGTGGGCGCATTCGCATAAAATCCAGGTCGTCTCCTGCTTTAACGAGGCGCTGGCCTTCGCGCTGACTACGCCTCCCGGGCATTTCGGCGCTGATATCATCGCCGGAGAGGGCACAAGCCTCGGCATCCCGATGGGCTACGGCGGCCCGGCGCTCGGCATCTTCGGCTGCCGCGAGCAACTGGTGCGCAAGATGCCCGGGCGCCTGGCCGGCTATACCGTCGACACCGAGGGGCGCGAGGGTTATGTCCTGACGCTGTCGACCCGTGAGCAGCATATCCGGCGCGAAAAGGCGACCAGTAATATCTGCACCAACCAGGGCTTGATGGCCCTGGCCGCGGCCATTTATCTGAGCCTGATGGGCAAAGAGGGCCTGCGCGACGTGGCAAAGCTTAACTTCTCGCGCGCCAAATACGCCCTCGAAAAGCTCACCGAGAACGGCGGCGCGCGCCGACGTTTTTCGGGGCCGATCTTCAACGAGTTCGTCCTGGAGACCCGCGCCAAGGCCAGCGATATCGTCGCCGAGGCCAGCGCCGACGGCATCATGCCCGGCTTCGATATGGGGCGTATCAACCCCGACTGGGAAAATTATCTGATGGTCGCCGTCACCGAAAAGACGACGCGCGACAATATCGATAAGCTCGCCAAATATATCGATAAATAA
- the gcvH gene encoding glycine cleavage system protein GcvH: MEIPEGYRFSEEHEWAREEEDGSITIGISWHAQDLLGDIVYVELPEEGDSIESGEEFGVLESVKAASDLYAPISGEVIVVNMELEDAPQTINESPFDEGWMMRVRPDDIQEFNDLMDADEYRAFVERG; this comes from the coding sequence ATGGAAATCCCAGAAGGTTACCGATTCTCCGAAGAACATGAGTGGGCCCGCGAGGAAGAGGACGGCAGCATCACCATTGGCATCTCCTGGCACGCCCAGGATCTGCTGGGCGATATCGTCTATGTCGAGCTGCCCGAAGAAGGCGACTCCATCGAGAGCGGCGAAGAGTTCGGCGTGCTCGAGAGCGTCAAGGCAGCCTCGGACCTCTACGCGCCGATCAGCGGCGAGGTCATCGTGGTCAATATGGAGCTTGAGGACGCCCCGCAGACCATCAATGAGAGCCCCTTTGACGAGGGCTGGATGATGCGCGTGCGCCCCGACGACATTCAGGAGTTCAACGACCTGATGGACGCCGACGAGTATCGTGCATTTGTCGAGCGCGGCTAA
- the gcvT gene encoding glycine cleavage system aminomethyltransferase GcvT has translation MSDAQESTDTKSIPLEHRHRELGARMTPFAGYMMPLQYAGIKEEHLAVRNGVGLFDVSHMGEVEFVGPDAIAMIDGLVTNDASKLVDGQAMYAALCNEEGGIIDDVLVYRLAEDHVMVCVNASRRAEDLAHMKANARGDAELRDTSDQYVLLAIQGPRAIDLLKALAPDEADAFEALRYYRARRGVVAGVEMLVSRTGYTGEDGFELYIPVAQAEAVFDATLEAGEDFDLAMCGLGCRDTLRLEARFNLYGQEMDETTNPFEAGLGWTVKLKKKTPFVGQDALKSIKERGLTRKLCGFVLQGKGMIRPGYEIYIGEQRVGEVTSGSWGPTLEESIGLGYIDLEFADAPMVDIQIRKKRVPAQLTSKPFYKRD, from the coding sequence ATGTCTGACGCGCAAGAGAGCACCGATACGAAGTCCATCCCGCTTGAGCACCGTCACCGCGAGCTCGGCGCGCGGATGACCCCGTTCGCGGGATATATGATGCCGCTGCAATACGCGGGGATTAAGGAGGAGCATCTCGCGGTGCGCAATGGCGTCGGCCTCTTTGACGTCAGTCATATGGGCGAGGTTGAGTTCGTCGGCCCCGACGCCATCGCGATGATCGACGGCCTGGTGACCAACGACGCCTCCAAGCTGGTCGACGGCCAGGCCATGTACGCCGCCTTATGTAACGAAGAGGGCGGCATCATCGACGACGTCCTGGTCTATCGACTCGCCGAAGATCATGTGATGGTCTGCGTGAACGCGAGCCGGCGTGCCGAAGATCTTGCCCATATGAAGGCGAACGCGCGCGGCGACGCCGAGCTCCGAGACACCAGCGACCAATACGTGCTGCTGGCCATCCAGGGCCCCAGGGCCATCGATCTTCTCAAGGCGCTCGCCCCCGATGAGGCCGACGCCTTCGAGGCGCTGCGCTACTATCGGGCGCGGCGCGGCGTGGTCGCCGGCGTCGAGATGTTGGTGTCACGCACCGGCTATACCGGCGAGGACGGCTTCGAGTTGTATATCCCGGTGGCGCAGGCTGAGGCGGTGTTTGACGCGACGCTTGAGGCCGGCGAAGACTTCGACCTGGCGATGTGCGGGCTGGGTTGTCGCGACACGCTTCGGCTCGAGGCGCGCTTTAACCTCTATGGCCAGGAAATGGATGAAACAACCAACCCATTTGAGGCCGGTTTAGGCTGGACAGTGAAGCTTAAAAAGAAGACACCTTTTGTCGGGCAGGACGCGCTCAAGTCGATCAAAGAGCGCGGACTCACCCGCAAGCTTTGCGGCTTCGTCCTGCAGGGAAAAGGCATGATTCGCCCCGGATATGAGATCTATATCGGGGAGCAACGCGTGGGCGAAGTCACCAGCGGATCGTGGGGGCCGACGCTTGAAGAAAGCATTGGGCTGGGGTACATCGACCTCGAATTTGCGGATGCGCCGATGGTCGACATCCAGATTCGAAAAAAACGCGTCCCCGCCCAACTCACCAGCAAGCCTTTTTACAAGCGCGATTAG
- the folD gene encoding bifunctional methylenetetrahydrofolate dehydrogenase/methenyltetrahydrofolate cyclohydrolase FolD, giving the protein MSAFEPHFKAAITPLRQAASSAAPKLLDGKKIANALLAQIKDATQLLAEREVRAHLCVVRVGDDPASEIYVRHKIRACKKVGIESSHLHLPADISQQELLAELRRVNADPAVNGVLLQLPLSAHHDSEEAIMTVAPHKDVDGFHPNNLGRLMSGQANLEPCTPRGIMTLLAASGVDCAGKQAVVVGRSMIVGRPMAQMLVRANATVTVCHRFTENLADIVQRADILVVATGVAELIKGAWVKPGAVVIDVGISRMADGSLQGDVEFEVARERASLITPVPGGVGPMTVATLMENTLHATLAAHHLVIRGGEICDKTR; this is encoded by the coding sequence ATGAGCGCTTTTGAACCCCATTTTAAAGCCGCTATCACGCCGCTTCGCCAGGCCGCCTCGAGCGCCGCGCCGAAGTTGCTCGATGGCAAAAAGATTGCGAACGCCTTGCTCGCCCAGATCAAAGACGCGACCCAATTGCTCGCCGAGCGCGAGGTTCGTGCGCATCTCTGTGTGGTGCGCGTGGGAGATGACCCGGCCAGCGAGATCTACGTGCGCCATAAGATTCGCGCGTGCAAAAAGGTCGGCATTGAGAGCTCGCACCTGCATCTGCCGGCCGATATCTCCCAGCAGGAGCTCCTGGCCGAGCTGCGCCGCGTCAACGCGGACCCGGCGGTGAATGGGGTTCTGTTGCAATTGCCGCTGTCGGCGCATCACGATTCCGAAGAGGCGATTATGACGGTCGCCCCGCACAAAGATGTCGATGGGTTTCACCCGAATAATCTTGGCCGGCTGATGAGCGGCCAGGCTAACCTGGAGCCCTGCACGCCGCGAGGCATCATGACGCTGCTCGCGGCAAGCGGCGTGGACTGCGCCGGCAAACAGGCGGTGGTCGTGGGGCGCTCTATGATCGTGGGGCGCCCGATGGCCCAGATGCTCGTGCGCGCCAACGCGACCGTCACGGTCTGTCACCGCTTTACCGAGAACCTCGCCGATATCGTGCAGCGCGCCGATATCCTGGTCGTCGCCACGGGCGTGGCCGAGCTCATCAAGGGCGCCTGGGTTAAACCCGGGGCGGTGGTCATCGACGTCGGCATCAGCCGCATGGCCGACGGCTCGCTGCAGGGCGATGTTGAGTTCGAGGTCGCGCGCGAGCGCGCCTCACTTATTACGCCGGTGCCCGGCGGCGTCGGCCCGATGACCGTGGCGACGCTCATGGAAAACACGCTCCACGCAACCCTGGCCGCCCATCACCTGGTCATTCGTGGCGGTGAGATCTGTGATAAGACCCGCTGA
- a CDS encoding Wadjet anti-phage system protein JetD domain-containing protein — protein sequence MWSNEAHQLALLEFWASGTLKRRKSQAAAWEELAELPWSRRSARHRELALDEASRPALETMLDRVFPTWREVEAELRRRGLKVDLHGYRSLGEKRRVEALPEMRHRRLNQRTANAVLGVHSKATLSEEQREAIDEVEVTRDGLVRIRPNAGLSVIRNTAELDANALAECLGELVLTERALLDGTQLRGVLPKALLTVENLGTFVDIQVPPGWMVAFVPGWNTATARYLLELLSTTPVVHFGDLDHDGFGIMKHLRSLRPDLIWALPPFWQEQVAHRGQMKGWPADLDLGDAPEWVQRLASDGVWLEQEVLVLDQRLAVYLDGLLEE from the coding sequence ATGTGGAGTAATGAGGCCCACCAGCTCGCCCTGCTCGAATTTTGGGCGTCGGGCACCCTAAAACGTCGCAAATCTCAGGCGGCCGCCTGGGAGGAACTCGCCGAACTACCGTGGTCGCGCCGGAGCGCGCGGCACCGTGAATTGGCGCTCGATGAGGCATCCCGACCGGCGCTTGAAACGATGCTCGATCGTGTCTTCCCCACATGGCGCGAGGTTGAGGCGGAGCTGCGCCGCCGGGGCTTGAAGGTGGACCTGCATGGCTATCGAAGTCTGGGCGAAAAGCGGCGCGTCGAAGCCTTGCCGGAAATGAGGCATCGGCGTCTCAACCAACGTACGGCGAACGCGGTGCTCGGTGTTCATTCCAAGGCAACGCTTAGTGAGGAGCAGCGGGAGGCCATTGACGAGGTCGAAGTGACGCGGGATGGGCTGGTTCGAATCCGCCCAAATGCTGGTTTGAGCGTGATCCGAAACACCGCCGAATTGGATGCCAACGCGCTTGCCGAATGCCTGGGAGAGTTAGTCCTGACGGAGCGGGCTTTGCTCGATGGAACGCAGCTTCGGGGTGTGCTGCCGAAGGCGTTGTTGACCGTCGAAAATCTGGGCACTTTTGTCGATATTCAGGTGCCGCCCGGGTGGATGGTTGCGTTTGTTCCGGGTTGGAATACGGCGACGGCGCGGTATCTTCTGGAGCTTCTTTCGACCACGCCGGTGGTTCATTTCGGCGACCTCGATCACGATGGTTTTGGTATTATGAAGCATCTGCGAAGCCTGCGTCCCGATCTTATCTGGGCTCTCCCGCCGTTTTGGCAGGAGCAGGTCGCGCACCGTGGCCAAATGAAAGGGTGGCCCGCCGACCTCGATCTTGGCGACGCGCCTGAGTGGGTCCAGCGGCTTGCGAGTGACGGCGTTTGGTTGGAGCAGGAGGTCCTGGTTTTGGACCAAAGGTTGGCGGTGTATCTTGATGGTTTATTGGAGGAATGA